The Penaeus vannamei isolate JL-2024 chromosome 16, ASM4276789v1, whole genome shotgun sequence genome includes a window with the following:
- the LOC113812164 gene encoding uncharacterized protein, translating to MATRGSHLLLWHALAAFLLAAELCAASFSLTPHVDYRRKFSWAQARRFIKETQEQLSADLLHQMEEATRAEYRQVPHPIAHTSQLLHEGIDCSTITSDLHPNNLKGDVQLRPAWILDSRFIGDCPTRFVSRELPPKYFPPVVLEAQCVCGGSHCSQEGHQCQPVSRQVPVWVRRGRAFHVLDVMEVTVACICARRRSYRANNLIMAAIQS from the coding sequence ATGGCCACACGCGGCTCACACTTGCTCTTGTGGCACGCCCTCGCCGCCTTCCTGCTGGCGGCCGAGCTGTGCGCCGCGTCCTTCAGCCTCACGCCACACGTCGACTACAGGAGGAAATTCTCGTGGGCGCAGGCTAGGAGGTTCATCAAGGAGACGCAGGAGCAGCTCAGCGCCGACCTCCTGCACCAGATGGAGGAGGCGACGCGGGCTGAGTACAGGCAGGTGCCCCACCCGATCGCACACACGTCGCAGCTTCTCCATGAGGGCATCGACTGCTCGACGATCACCTCGGACCTCCACCCGAATAACCTCAAGGGCGACGTGCAGCTTCGACCCGCCTGGATCCTCGACTCGCGCTTCATCGGCGACTGCCCGACGCGCTTCGTGAGCCGCGAGCTCCCGCCCAAGTACTTTCCGCCGGTGGTCCTGGAGGCGCAGTGCGTGTGCGGCGGCTCGCACTGCTCGCAGGAGGGCCACCAGTGCCAGCCCGTGTCGCGGCAGGTGCCCGTCTGGGTGCGCCGCGGCCGTGCCTTCCACGTGCTGGACGTCATGGAGGTGACGGTGGCGTGCATCTGCGCGCGGAGACGCAGCTATCGGGCCAACAACCTCATCATGGCGGCCATCCAAAGCTAA